From one Vanacampus margaritifer isolate UIUO_Vmar chromosome 12, RoL_Vmar_1.0, whole genome shotgun sequence genomic stretch:
- the cyp17a1 gene encoding steroid 17-alpha-hydroxylase/17,20 lyase, which translates to MEWDDLRLCACFVIVLVILALKFRLRKSTRGLQELPRLPSLPFIGSLLSLRSAHPPHVLFKKLQEKYGQTYSLMMGSHKVVIVNQYSHAKEVLLKKGKIFAGRPRTVTTDVLTRDGKDIAFGDYSATWKFHRKLVHGALHMFGQGSTTIEKIICTQAQSLCSIMSEKAATETSVDVSPDLTRVVTNVICSLCFNSTYPIGDPEFEAILLYSQGIVDTVAKDSLVDIFPWLKVFPNADLRLLKQCVSTRDKLLLKKYEEHKAQYCDNLQRDLIDALLRAKHSAENNNTAGMSSEALGLSDDHILMTVGDIFGAGVETTITVLRWAIIYLIYHPEVQKRIQEEMDSKLGRERTPLLSDRGSLPYLEATIREVLRIRPVSPLLIPHVALQDTSLGNFQVRKGTRVIVNLWSLHYDEKEWKHPELFDPGRFLNSDGTGVTNPSSSYMPFGAGVRVCLGEALAKMELFIFLSWILQRFTFSTPPGQPPPLLEGKFGVVLQPAKYKVTVTPRSS; encoded by the exons ATGGAATGGGATGATCTGCGTCTGTGCGCGTGTTTTGTCATCGTCCTGGTCATTTTAGCGTTGAAGTTCAGATTAAGGAAGTCCACGCGCGGCCTCCAGGAACTCCCGCGCCTCCCGTCGTTGCCTTTCATCGGCAGTCTGCTGAGTCTACGAAGTGCGCATCCGCCTCACGTGCTTTTCAAGAAACTCCAAGAGAAATACGGCCAGACGTATTCACTGATGATGGGCTCGCATAAAGTCGTCATCGTCAACCAGTACTCGCACGCCAAAGAAGTGCTGCTGAAGAAGGGCAAGATATTTGCGGGGAGACCGAGAACA GTAACCACAGATGTGTTGACCAGAGACGGGAAAGACATCGCCTTTGGAGACTACAGCGCTACGTGGAAGTTCCACAGGAAACTTGTCCATGGAGCTCTACACATGTTTGGACAAGGGTCCACCACCATTGAGAAGATCA TCTGCACACAGGCCCAGTCTCTTTGCTCCATCATGTCAGAAAAAGCCGCCACTGAGACTTCTGTGGACGTTTCTCCTGATCTGACGCGTGTTGTCACCAACGTCATCTGTTCGCTGTGTTTCAACTCCACATACCCGATTGGAGATCCTGAGTTCGAGGCCATACTTCTTTACAGCCAGGGGATTGTAGACACTGTTGCCAAAGACAGCCTGGTGGACATTTTTCCGTGGTTAAAG GTTTTTCCCAATGCAGACCTGCGTCTCCTGAAACAATGTGTTTCAACCCGTGACAAACTTCTACTTAAGAAATATGAAGAACACAAG GCACAATATTGTGACAATTTGCAGCGAGATCTGATCGACGCTCTACTCCGAGCAAAGCACAGCGCCGAGAACAACAACACGGCAGGGATGAGTTCTGAGGCTTTGGGCCTTAGTGATGACCACATCCTTATGACTGTGGGGGACATCTTTGGAGCCGGAGTGGAAACCACCATCACTGTCCTCAGATGGGCCATCATCTACCTGATCTACCACCCGGAG gTGCAGAAACGTATCCAGGAGGAGATGGACAGCAAGTTAGGGAGAGAACGGACGCCTCTCCTGAGTGACAGAGGCAGCCTGCCTTACCTGGAGGCCACCATCAGGGAGGTGTTGCGCATCCGCCCAGTTTCCCCTCTTCTCATCCCTCACGTGGccctacaggacacaag CCTTGGAAATTTCCAAGTGCGAAAAGGAACCAGAGTCATCGTCAACCTCTGGTCATTGCACTATGATGAGAAAGAATGGAAACACCCTGAGCTCTTTGACCCAG GTCGATTTCTGAATAGCGACGGCACAGGTGTGACGAACCCATCATCCAGCTACATGCCGTTTGGTGCAGGGGTCAGGGTGTGTCTTGGCGAGGCCTTAGCCAAGATGGAACTTTTCATCTTCCTGTCCTGGATTCTTCAGCGCTTCACCTTCTCGACCCCGCCAGGTCAACCTCCTCCCTTGTTGGAGGGCAAGTTTGGTGTGGTCCTTCAGCCAGCCAAGTACAAAGTGACCGTCACGCCCAGATCAAGTTGA
- the borcs7 gene encoding BLOC-1-related complex subunit 7, giving the protein MASTEAQPRFGQSVKGLLSDKVGSCSVDVIAMTRQVLKVSRSQELLGQAARNMVIQEDAILHSEDSLRKMSIITTHLQYQQEAIQKNVEHSKNLQDQLTHLLK; this is encoded by the exons ATGGCGTCCACCGAAGCTCAACCTCGGTTTGGACAATCCGTTAAAGGGTTATTATCTGATAAAGTGGGCTCTTGCAGCGTGGACGTGATCGCAATGACGCGCCAGGTGCTGAAAGTTTCCCGTAGCCAAGAG CTTCTAGGTCAAGCAGCCAGGAATATGGTTATTCAGGAGGATGCCATTCTACACTCAGAGGAT AGTCTAAGAAAAATGTCCATTATAACAACACATTTACAATATCA GCAGGAGGCCATCCAGAAGAA tgtggagCATTCCAAAAACCTCCAGGATCAGCTGACACATCTGCTCAAGTAG
- the nt5c2a gene encoding 5'-nucleotidase, cytosolic IIa yields the protein MMTSWSDRLQNYAELPANMDGVALKKYRRETHHRVFVNRSLAMEKIKCFGFDMDYTLAVYKSPEYEALGFDLTVERLVSIGYPQELLNFIYDPSFPTRGLVFDTLHGNLLKVDAYGNILVCVHGFNFIRGADIREMYPNKFIQRGDTERFYILNTLFNLPETYLFACLIDFFSNCSRYISCDTGFKDGDLYMSYKSMFQDVRDAVDWVHFQGSLKEKTVENLEKYVVKDPKLPLLLSRMNEAAKIFLATNSDYKYTEKIMTYLFDFPHGPKSGSVHRPWQSYFDLILVDARKPVFFGEGTVLRQVDTATGRLKIGTYTGPLQHGIVYSGGSSDIVCDLLGAKGKDIVYIGDHIFGDILKSKKRQGWRTFLVIPELAQELHVWTEKSSIFEELQSLDCFLAELYKHLDSSSNERPDISSLQRRIKKVTHDMDMCYGMMGSLFRSGSRPTLFASQVMRYADLYAASFINLLYYPFSYLFRASHVLMPHESTVEHIHVNVDKESPLATRNRHEVDLKEVESKRNQMTRSVSEIQPAHFFPQAPQEITHCHDEDDDEE from the exons GGTTTTTGTCAACCGAAGCTTAGCAATGGAGAAGAtcaaatgttttggttttgataTGGATTACACCTTGGCAG TGTATAAATCTCCAGAGTACGAAGCGCTCGGCTTCGACCTAACAGTGGAGCGCCTGGTTTCCATCGGCTATCCACAGGAACTACTCAACTTTATCTATGATCCTTCCTTCCCCACACG AGGCCTCGTGTTTGACACTCTGCATGGCAACCTGCTCAAAGTGGATGCTTATGGGAACATTCTAGTTTGTGTGCACGGGTTCAACTTTATTCGAGG GGCCGACATCAGAGAGATGTACCCAAACAAATTTATTCAGCGTGGAGATACAGAGCGCTTCTACATCCTCAACACTCTCTTCAATCTGCCCG AAACCTACCTCTTTGCCTGCTTAATTGACTTCTTCAGTAACTGCTCTCGCTACATAAG TTGCGATACCGGCTTTAAAGATGGTGACCTTTATATGTCTTATAAGAGCATGTTCCAGGATGTAAGAGACGCCGTGGATTGGGTTCATTTCCAG GgctctttaaaagaaaagactGTTGAAAACCTGGAGAAGTATGTGGTAAAGGAC CCAAAGCTTCCTCTCCTCCTCAGTCGCATGAATGAAGCAGCCAAAATATTTCTGGCAACCAACAGTGATTACAAATACACAGAG aaAATCATGACCTACTTGTTTGATTTTCCTCATGGTCCAAAG TCTGGTTCAGTCCACAGGCCCTGGCAGTCTTACTTTGACTTGATCCTGGTAGATGCCCGCAAGCCTGTGTTCTTTGGAGAGGGAACGGTCCTGCGACAGGTTGACACA gcAACTGGTCGACTCAAGATTGGTACATACACCGGACCCCTCCAACATGGGATTGTTTACTCTGGAG GTTCTTCTGACATCGTATGTGATTTGTTGGGCGCGAAGGGCAAAGATATCGTATACATTGGAGACCACATCTTTGGTGACATTCTGAAATCCAAGAAGCGCCAAGGCTGGAGAACGTTCCTCGTCATACCGGAGCTGGCCCAGGAGTTGCATGTGTGGACTGAAAAGAGCT ctaTATTTGAGGAGCTTCAATCTCTGGACTGCTTCCTTGCTGAGCTTTACAA GCATCTGGATAGCAGCAGCAACGAGAGGCCCGATATCAGTTCACTCCAGCGACGTATTAAG AAAGTGACACATGACATGGACATGTGCTATGGCATGATGGGAAGTCTGTTCCGCAGCGGATCCCGCCCCACTCTGTTTGCCTCGCAGGTGATGCGTTACGCGGACCTGTACGCGGCCTCCTTCATCAACCTGCTCTACTATCCCTTCAGTTACCTCTTCAGAGCTTCGCATGTGCTG ATGCCCCACGAGTCAACAGTCGAGCACATCCACGTGAACGTGGACAAAGAGTCCCCGCTGGCCACGAGAAACCGCCACGAGGTGGACTTAAAGGAGGTGGAATCCAAACGGAACCAAATGACCCGATCCGTCAGCGAGATCCAGCCCGCTCATTTCTTCCCACAAGCCCCGCAGGAGATCACGCACTGCCACgacgaggatgatgatgaagagtaG